AGAGGTTGCCAAAATTGCCCAGCAGAACAAAGGTAGTTGATCCCATTTCATGCTGGGAACTTTCATCATCAAGATAGTAACGACGAAGTTCACCGAACCCAAAATTGAAGAAGTCCCAACTAATACGATCGCCAATATCCACAGAGTTTGAGCCATTGGCGCAGTCACCAGACTCAAAGGTGGGTAAGCTGTCCAACCAGATTGAGAACCGCCAAATATGAAACTCAGTAACAAGAGTAAGCCGGCTGGTGGGTTCAACCAAAAGGCGATCGCATTTAGTTTAGGAAACGCCATATCCCTCGCCCCAATCATTAGGGGGATGAGATAATTACCAAACCCACCGATCGCACTGGGAACAATCCATAAGAAAATCATGATTGTTCCGTGGTTGGTCATGAAAGCGTTGTACAGATTCGGGTCGATGAAGTCTGCATCAGGTGTTGCTAACTCGGTACGGAGAGCGATCGCCATCAACCCACCGATCAGATAGAACACAAACGCTGTTACCAGGTATTGGATACCGATAACCTTGTGATCTACATTAAAAGTAAAGTAATCTCGCCACTTCCAAGCCGGAAGATGTAAGGTATGTCCAACCACCAGATTTTTTGATTCATTATCATCCGGTGGTAGGTGTGGTGGAAATTCAACTCGTGTCATAAGCGTTTTTGCAATTTCTTTTGAAGAGTCCATAGTCCACAGTCCATAGTCCAAAGTAAGTAACGGATTAACTATTGACTATTGACTATTGACTATTGACTATTGACTATTGACTATTGACTATTGACTATTGACTCCAAAGTCTCTGCGTTAATCCCCATATTGTGGGTGTGGGGTGCAAGAAATTCTGATGCTGATAAACTAGCTGGGTTAACTGCGACAGCTTGATGTAAATCTTGTTGCGCTACCTGATTTTCTGCCAACCAGCTATCAAATTCCTCTGGTGTGTGGACAATAACCTGTGTCCGCATCGAACCATGATAACCACCACACAATTCAGTACACACCACCGGATATGTTCCTGGCTTAGTAGCGACGAATCTTAATTGAGTAGCGATACCGGGAATTGCGTCTTGCTTGAGCCGGAATTGTGGAACCCAGAATGAGTGAATCACATCCTGCGCTTTCAGGTTGAGTTGCACATCAGCACCCACGGGAACGTGTAATTCTCCGGCCGATATACCATTATTGGGATAGTCAAATAACCAAGCAAACTGCATCCCAGTTACATTAACTACCAAGTCTGCGTTCTTACCTTGATTTGTAGGGTTTGCCCCAATGCCGATACCTGGAGTAGCCGCACTATCATTTAAGGTAGCAGCTATGGCACTTCCAGAAGCATGAGCTACGTGAGATGAAGAATGGGGATGACTTCCAGGCTCTAATCCTCCCATTTGATTGTAGACATCTACACTGTATATACCCAAACAAATCACAATTATTGATGGAATCGCCGTCCAAAAAACTTCTAGCGGAAGGTTCCCTTCTACTGGTAAGCCATCAGTATTATCACCGCGACGACGACGATATTTAAACAAGAAAATCAAAATCGTGCCTTCCACTACCAAAAATAGCGCCACGGCAATGGTAAACATAATATTAAAAAAGCCATCGACCAAAGGCGCTTGTAGCGATGCTTCAATAGGCAGTAGATTGTGATTTTGACCAAGCCAAAGACTGGCGACTCCAACTACTATTCCTGCAATTAGAGTCCACAGTGAAACAGGAATTTGTTGCATACCACCTACTCATATATTTATGGTAATGGGTAATTGGTCATTGGTGAGACCAGTCCTGTAGGAGGGTCTGCCGCCGTAGGGAACTGGCGAACCCGGAGGGTCATTGCTTAACTACCACCAGTACCTAATCCCCAATACCTGATATTTCACTTATTTAATTTCTAGCTTACACTTATAAAACTTACGGGAATTATTCCATTTATCTTCACATCTTCCCTTAAAAACTTAACAATAACTTCCTGTATATTCATAAAAGTAAAGGCGCGTAACTACGCGCCTCTATTTCCAAAGAACATCATTATTCTTATCAGCAAGTATGATTTGTTTAATAGTTAACAATTAATGATTTACGCTTTTGTTTACCGCAAACTTTTTACTACATCTCGGTAGTATCTTGTAGAACAATAAATCTCCATCCAAATTACAAAATTCACAAGATTAATTTTGAATTTTGAATTTCTTCCTCCCCTCTTATTACCTTGCAACCAACAATGTCCTTTGCTGAATAGCTTAATTTTCCAATGTGGCGTGAGTGTAGCAGTTTTTAGGACAAATCCGCGCACAAGCTTGACATCCAATACAGTTCTCTGGATGAGCAACTACCATTACTTTGCGCTCGATTTCATCATCTTCCTCATCGTCTACAAATTCGCCTTCTTCATTGAGTGCTTTTAAATCCAACACAGGATAGCCACATACTTTAATACATCTGCCACAACCGATACATTTATCTTTGTCAATTTCTTGGGCGAATTTAGGTGTCCAAGTGTTGCCTCCGTAGGTCAATCCTGTGAGTACGGCCATGTATGTTCTCCTGGCGATTATGCCAATAAATCGTCTATTACTTTAATCATCATCTTAACTTAATATTGTCTACTTATTTAGTTATTAATCGACTAATTTGTAAGAGTCAAAATTCCCTGACTTTATACATTTTACTTATTGCTTTAGTGATTTATAAACAGATGAGAAAAATTGTTATTAATATTAGATGGCAATGAGAATGGGTAAATACTTATTGATTTTAATCATGCAAATGTTTACTATAATAAATTTGTTTAGAGACTATTTATAAAGTAAATCTTAAGTAGGGTGTGTTATGGCTTCAGCCTAACGCACCATCTGATCTAACGGTGCGTTAGGCGCTTCTATCAGATTTTTCATGAGAACCTATAGTCAAAATCTGCGCCTAACACACCCTACAAGAATTTTATTTTTACTTTATAAATAACCTCTTATATAGCGCTTTGCTGCTGATAAATTGTAAATAAAAGTATTAACAAATACCAACAGATACATATTTTTATTTTTAAAGTATTTTGACTACCCAGCAGGGTAAGTAGAAGGACTAAATTAAACTTAACTTGATAGCGCCGGGTTTCGACTGCGATCAACCCTCTTCTAATAAGGTTAACGAGCATTGAGCGTAGTCGAAATGCGTCTTATAAAAATTGTGTCCACCTACTTAATGATATTTATTAGCATCTTTTAAAAAATTATTAAAATAACACTACAAATAGTATATAAATATACAAAATGCAGAAGCTAGTCATTTGTGCTGACTTCTTTTAGCTAAATAATCTGTTATTTGGTTGGCAGATTATTAATTAAGAATCAAATATTAAAATTATTAATAAAAGCAACTAAGCCTAGTTATTAGCGATGTTAAGGTTTCTGAAAAATATTTTGGTTAAGCATTTAAGGTTAAATAAAAATGTTCGCAAGCGTAGTATTTCCTAAAATCTTAAGAACCATTTGTAGGCTCATTATGAACAAATTTATTAAATTAGTTATGAAATGTTTATTGAATGAAGAAGTAATCTTAGGCTCTAGTTCAAAGTCTGAAATAGCTTCCAACTGGATGCAAGAACTCAAGATGGATGTGAGCAATTATTTTGGCAAGAATCTAGTATTTTTGCTAGATAGCTAATTTGTAAAGGAGTAGTGAATGGGGAGCAGAGTAACAGGGGAGATAAGCAAAACTCCTTACTCACGACTCACTACGCAAAACTTTTTAGTTAGTTATAAGGACACATCTAGGGGGGAAACTTGAGCCAAACATCTCAACGATTAGGGTGGGAAGAACGTTATATGCCTTATACAATTCCTAACAACAGTTGCGTTGGATGTGACAACTGCCGTCCCCAATGTCCTACGGGTGCAATCACAATAGAAAAAAATGAATACTGGATAGATCCATTTCTTTGTAATAATTGTGAAGGTTATTATGCCGAACCGCAGTGTGTGATAGCCTGTCCGACAAAATCCCCAATACAGTGGCAAGCCAAGAAGGGGAGATGTAAAGTAGAACCGCGAGATGCTACTAGTCCTGACTTATTTTCCAATGGAAAGAATAACCCATTTGCATCGGCGATCGCAATTTGGGAAGCCTGCAACCTACTAGCACAACGTACATCCCTAAATTGGGAAATAGATGAAGCCGGCTATGTCTGCTACAGCCGGGTCGTTAACCAAGGACGAGGTAAAATTGCTTTCCACATCCAGAACCCATTCCAAGTCAACGATAAGGTAAGAGATTTGGAAGTTCTCGAAGCGTTTGATATTAGAGCCGCTTGTATCCATTTGATTCTAGCTGCCCATGCTACCGCTTTAGATAAACCTTGGGAGCAGGAGTTTACTATCGATGAACGACAGCTAGAAAAATACTTAGGGTTAGAAAAACGCAAAGACTTAAGCAAAGCTGCCAAATTAGCTCTAATGAAAAATCTTGTGCAGCAAGCTTGCTCTCTTATTATCTCGATGGACTGGCCCCAGCAAGGACAAGTCAAGGGGTTTTCCGTTAGCAGTAACCGCTTGTGGCATTTGATAGGTATTCAGCACCATTTTCAAGAAGATAATTTGGGTTGTAAATATCTAGTAGGGCTAACTTTTAAAGTTAAAGCCGGGATATGGAGCCAATATTTCCTCAATAAACAAGGATGCAAAGAACGCGCCGCATTCTATCAATATGGCAGCCTACCCAAGACTGTGTTAACTACAGTCATGAGTATCTGGCAGCAACATGAGGGAGCAGTAAGGCTAATGCTGTGGTTGCTGTTTAAAACCAAAATGGGTAAGGAACAACGTATTACAGTTCCTACCTTACTTCGCATTGCTTATGGTCAAGAAAAAGTCAATCTTGCTTCCAGACATCGAGACGAACGCAAACGTCTACTACGAACATTTGAAAGCGATTTAGAAGTGTTAAATCATTTAGGAATTAAACCCATTTTTGACCCCGTTACCTATCCCCCAGCAATTCAACCATTATGGGCCAAGTTAATAGATATTCCCGAAGACCCCGATGAAGCCTTAGAGTTTTGGATTAATGATGCTGGGGGTGAAAATCGCCTCACAGATAACGGCCCCCGTGGTAAATGGAATTTGTTGATGAATGCACGGATTTTATCTTTTGAATTACCGCCAGAATGGGAAAGACAAATTGCCGAATCAGAGAAGAAACAACGGCGCACAGCCAAGACTAGACAAAAAATCAAAACAGCAGGTGATTTAGTTGGTGAGCAAATTTTACAAGCTCGAAAAACTTTAAATCTTTCTCAGCGCGAATTGGCCAAGCTGACAGGTAAAAGCCAAAGTTGGATTCGAGATATCGAAAATGGTCGGCTAAAAGCGAAGTTAGAAGACCAAGCACTATTACGAAAAGTGCTACATATCGCTTAACAAGAAGTTGTTAAAAATTGAACCGTCGATGTATTTTGTTAGCACCTCCAATTATTAGTTTTACTCGGCGGTTAAATTTTATTCTTACTCAACAACCCATTTAGCAGTTAATTTACAATTCCCTTCATTACATTCCTCTACCCAAATCATTGTCAGTTGGGGGCGAGATTTGCTGGAAGAATTAACATTATTATTACTTTGCTCAAAAGTTTTGACAGTAGTTTGTTCTAACAGTTGCATAATACTTCTCCTAAAATAAATGTAATTTTCTTGTTCATATCTTCTATTCAGCTTGCTTTTCAGCTTTTATGCAAATTTGAAGATATGAAAGCCAAGCTGTTACCACTCGCTTGTAAGGAGTAATACAGTAACGTAGATTGAGTTTTCCCAAAAATTTTGCAAAAAATGGCAGTTAAAGTATTAACTTTTGTAAGGAAATAAGCTCAAAAATATCTATGACTCTATTGATTACTTAATTTGATGTAGGAAATTGAAAAATGCGATACCTCCGGTAAGCTACGCTAACGCCTGCGGTGGCACATTGGTAAACCGTAGTAAAAACTGGTTTTCTTCATATTGCTTAATGAATTTGGCATAGATATCTACAGTAGCCAGTTGAGTTTCATGTAATAGCTTCAGCTTGAGATTAGCTAAGTTTTATAAAGAGTAAAATAAGGTTTTTGAGTCATTAACTGCAATCACTAAATTAAATAATAAGCCTATCTCAAGCTGTAGCTTGACAATATTTAAAACGTTAAAGCTGATTAATGTCTTATTCTTTTGGAAAAAAATAAAAAATAGGTATTTTTTGGGAAAATTGAACTAAGATTCTGTATAAACTAATGGGGAAACCTTGTGACAAGAGATTGAATGAAACTGGACTTGCAAAAGTTTTATCAGGCGTGCAACCCTAGCAAAACTTTGGCGGTGGAAAACGCCGAGGATCAACAATACTATATTGATTTTGCCTCAGTTCGGGGAGGCAGAATTATTGAAGAATTAAGAGACAATATTACATTTTTCTCGCCCGATGAGCCTACCTGTGAACTTTTTACAGGGCATATTGGTTGCGGTAAATCTACAGAATTGCTCAGACTCAAAGCCGAATTAGAACAAGCAGGTTTTCATGTAGTGTATTTTGAGTCTAGTCAAGATTTAGAAATGAGTGATGTGGATATAGGGGATATTCTACTAGCGATCGCTCGTCGTGTTGCCGAAAGTCTTGACAGTTTGGAAAAACAACTAAAAATCCCTGAACCTAAAGGGCTGAGGAAAATCATCGAAGGTGCAGCCAAACTAGTACAGGTAGAAATTGAATGGTCGGCTGAGTTTACATTAGGGATAGGCAAGATTACCGCCAAAGTCAAAAATAGCCCTGAGTTGCGTAACAAGTTAAGAGAATATCTCGGCCCCCGTACCAAAAGCATTTTAGATGTTATTAACGAGGAATTAATAGAGTCTGCTACCGATAAACTCAAGCAACACAATAAGAAAGGACTGGTAGTCATTGTTGATAATCTTGACCGTCTGGATATTTCGCAAAAGCCTTGGGGAAGACCGCAACCAGAATATATATTTGTCGATCGGGGTGAACAGTTACGCCAACTCAAATGTCATGTAGTTTATACAATTCCCCTATCGTTGAGGTTTTCCAATGATATAGAACGGTTAACCCAGCGATTTATGGTAGACCCTAAAGTATTACCAATGGTTCCCGCGCAGCAACGTAATGGCTTCATTTGTGAAGAAGGGATGTATTTACTAAAACAAATGGTGCTGGCGCGGGCTTTTCCCTATGTACCGGAAACAGAACGATTGAATTTGATTTCGCAAATATTCGATCAGCCGCAAACTTTCGAGAGGTTGTGTCTGGTGAGTGGCGGTCATGTGCGCGAATTACTCCGCCTGCTTTACGATTGGATTAAAAAGCAAAGAAAATTGCCATTAGAGCGAGAAATATTAGAAAGTGTGGTCAGATATCGCTGTAATCAAATGGCTTTGGCAATTACTGATGATGAGTGGGAACTACTGCGTCAAGTAGCGAAAAATCACAGAGTCAACGGTGATGAAGGATATCGCAGTTTAATACACAGTCGGTTTGTCTATGAATATTGCGATCGCAATGGTTTTTGGTTTGGGATTAATCCTATGTTGGCAGAAGCACCAGGGTTAAAGTTATGAGAACTGATAATAATGACAATTCTTTAGAGGAATTAAATTGGGCGATCGCCACTTCTCAAGGAGAATTTTCGCTGATTTTGGCATTGTGTAATGCTAGAACTGTGAGAAATCAGTTGGTAGAAAGTCTCAAAGCCTCATCTTCACCAGAAATTAGGGAGATAGTTTTGGCTAAGTCGGTGACGACATTGTACAAAACTCTCCAAGATGCTGTGGGTAATGAACATCCCCAGGCGTTGATGGTTTCTGGTTTAGAGTCAGTCAATAATTTAGAACAGGTTTTAACCACTGCAAACCAAGTCAGGGAAGAATTTAGGCGGAACTTTCACTTTCCCTTAGTATTGTGGGTGACGGATGAGGTGCTACAAAAACTCATGCGGTTAGCACCGGATATCCACAGTTGGAGTACGACAGTTGAATTTGCGATCGCCAGTAATGACCTAACTGATTTTATCGAACAAACTGCCGATGAGGTCTTTGAAAAAGTGTTAGCGGCTGGTGCGGGGAGATTTCTTGATGCGACAGCGCTGAATTTACAAGTTGGTTCTCCTCGGCGGATGGAGTTAGAGTCAGCCAGAAATGAATTACAAAATCGGCGGTTAAATCTGAGTCCAGAACTAGAAGCGAGTTTAGAATTTCTTTTAGGTCGAGTTACTTCTAGTCCAATGGAGCGATCGCGACAACATTATGAACGTAGTTTACAACTTTTGGGACAAGTTTCCCCAACTCCCCAAATCTTAGAGCGACGAGCTTGTTTACTCTACTGTCTGGGTTTATGGTGGTTAACATACGCCGCACTCAATCACCGAGAACAACAACCAGCACAAATCCAAGCCAAAGAATATTTTCAGCAGTGTGTCACAGGCTTTGAGTCTGCTAACCGCCAAGATTTAGTGGCCAAGTTTATCAATGCTTTAGGAGTAGTATTGCAAGCACTCCAAGAGTGGACAGAGTTAGAAACTGTGGCGACTAAAGCATTAGCTTTGCATCAAGCATATCCTCATACATTCAAGGTAGCTAGAGCTTACGGGTTTTTGGCTGAAGTGGCGATATCAAAATTACAGTGGAATGAAGCCAAAGAAAAAGCGGAACAAGCCATTAAGCTGTTAGATAGCGCACAAGTAGATACAACTGTTCCCGTATCTGCGGAGATGGAAGCAGATTTAGACTGGGAAAATTCCTATCATCGGGGTTGGTACTTGTTTGCATTAGGGCGATCGCAATCCACACTCAATCAACCACAAGCAGCATTGCAAACCTTAGAAACTGCTAGTACCCAAACTAAACACCAGTATGATCCTGAGTTATATATTAGCATCTTAGGTAAGTTACGTGACCTCTACTTCCAGCAAGGCGAATATCTCAAAGCATTTAATATTAGACAAGAGCAGCGATCGCTAGAACAACAATATGGTTTTCGTGCGTTCATTGGTGCAGGTAGATTGCAACCACAACAGATAGTAAATAACCCTGCTTTATTATTAGTTGAAAAACAAGATATCGTTGCTCAAGAAATCGCCGCCTCTGGCAGACAACAAGATATTATTCGCCTAATTGAGCGCATGGGTCAACCAGACCGCAAACTCACAATTATTCATGGACAATCAGGCGTAGGCAAAAGTTCAATTTTACAAGCTGGATTAGTCCCCGCCTTAAAACAAAGGTCTATCGGTGTGCGTGATGTTTTACCAGTATTACTACAAGTATATCCCGATTGGGTACAAGATTTAGGTAAAGCTTTAAAAAACAGTATTTTACAAGTCAAACATTTTCTCCCAGCCGAAGCGGATATCAATCCTACTTTAGATTCTACAAACGCCATCATCACTCAACTAACAAAACATGATGATTACAACCTACTAACAGTCCTCATCTTTGATCAATTTGAAGAATTTTTCTTTATCTACAAAGACCCAACCAGCAGACGACCTTTTTACGAATTTTTGCGCGAATGCCTTGATACACCATTTGTCAAAGTTATTTTATCCTTACGAGAAGATTATTTACACTACCTTTTAGAGTGTAATAATCGCCTAGCCGATTTTGAAGTAATCAATAACAACATTTTAGATAAAGACATTCTTTACTACTTAGGTAATTTCTCACCCAAAGACACTAAATCTATCATCCAAATTCTCACAACTAAAACTCAAGTTTTTTTAGAAGCAACCTTAGTAGATGAATTAGTTAGAGATTTAGCACGAGATTTAGGAGAAGTCAGACCAATTGAGCTACAAGTAGTAGGAGCGCAATTACAAACTGATAAGATAATAAAACTAGAACAGTATCAAGAAAATGGGCCAAAAGAAAAATTTGTAGGGCGCTTTTTAGCAGAAATTGTTAAAGATTGTGGTGCTGAGAATGAACAAATAGCCAAGCTAGTCTTATATTTACTTACGGATGAAAACAATACAAGACCCTTAAAAACCCGCGCTGATTTAGAACTAGAGTTAGATGTCACAGATGAAAAACTAGATTTAGTTTTAGAAATACTAGTTAAATCAGGTTTAGTATTGCGAGTTCCCGCCTCACCTGCTGACCGCTATCAGCTAGTACATGATTATTTAGTACCATTTGTTCGGCAACAACAATCAGCTAGATTAATTGCTGAACTAGAAAAAGAAAGAGAACAAAGAAAGTTAACAGAAGCAAAATTAAATGCTGTTCTCCAAGAGCAACTTCTAGAAGCACGGCGTGGTTTGCTCTGGAAAGTTTCATCAGCAACCATTATAGGAGCATTGGCAATATTTTTACCTTTTATATTAATTAATCAAAACAATGCTCAACTTCAAGCTATGAGTGCTAAAGCCAAAAGATCATTAACATCCAATCGAGATTTAGAAGCATTAGTAGAAAGTTTAAGAGCAGGAAAACGACTACAACAATGGTGGTCAGTTGGGGTATCACCGGAAACAGAGATGCAGGTAAAAACTGCTTTACAAGACACAGCCTATACGATTAGAGAAATTAATAGTCTAGAAGGTCATGTTGATAGTGTGACTAGTGTAAGTTTTAGTTACGATGGTCAAAAGGTAGTTTCTGGTAGCGCTGATGGTACAGTCATAATATGGAGCGTAAATGGCGAACAGTTGGATAAGTTTAAACCTTATGATAAGAAAATTACCAATCTCAGATTTACACCTGATAATAAAAAAGTAATAGTTAGTAGTGAAGACAAAATATTAAAGCTTTTGAATTTAAAAAGTAAAAAAACAACTAGTTTTCAAAGTAGTGAAGGTGAGATCACAACTTTTACTATTAGTTCTAATGGCGAACAAGTTATTTCT
Above is a genomic segment from Nostoc sp. MS1 containing:
- a CDS encoding cytochrome c oxidase subunit II; the protein is MQQIPVSLWTLIAGIVVGVASLWLGQNHNLLPIEASLQAPLVDGFFNIMFTIAVALFLVVEGTILIFLFKYRRRRGDNTDGLPVEGNLPLEVFWTAIPSIIVICLGIYSVDVYNQMGGLEPGSHPHSSSHVAHASGSAIAATLNDSAATPGIGIGANPTNQGKNADLVVNVTGMQFAWLFDYPNNGISAGELHVPVGADVQLNLKAQDVIHSFWVPQFRLKQDAIPGIATQLRFVATKPGTYPVVCTELCGGYHGSMRTQVIVHTPEEFDSWLAENQVAQQDLHQAVAVNPASLSASEFLAPHTHNMGINAETLESIVNSQ
- the fdxB gene encoding ferredoxin III, nif-specific, translating into MAVLTGLTYGGNTWTPKFAQEIDKDKCIGCGRCIKVCGYPVLDLKALNEEGEFVDDEEDDEIERKVMVVAHPENCIGCQACARICPKNCYTHATLEN
- a CDS encoding helix-turn-helix domain-containing protein is translated as MPYTIPNNSCVGCDNCRPQCPTGAITIEKNEYWIDPFLCNNCEGYYAEPQCVIACPTKSPIQWQAKKGRCKVEPRDATSPDLFSNGKNNPFASAIAIWEACNLLAQRTSLNWEIDEAGYVCYSRVVNQGRGKIAFHIQNPFQVNDKVRDLEVLEAFDIRAACIHLILAAHATALDKPWEQEFTIDERQLEKYLGLEKRKDLSKAAKLALMKNLVQQACSLIISMDWPQQGQVKGFSVSSNRLWHLIGIQHHFQEDNLGCKYLVGLTFKVKAGIWSQYFLNKQGCKERAAFYQYGSLPKTVLTTVMSIWQQHEGAVRLMLWLLFKTKMGKEQRITVPTLLRIAYGQEKVNLASRHRDERKRLLRTFESDLEVLNHLGIKPIFDPVTYPPAIQPLWAKLIDIPEDPDEALEFWINDAGGENRLTDNGPRGKWNLLMNARILSFELPPEWERQIAESEKKQRRTAKTRQKIKTAGDLVGEQILQARKTLNLSQRELAKLTGKSQSWIRDIENGRLKAKLEDQALLRKVLHIA
- a CDS encoding ATP-binding protein — its product is MKLDLQKFYQACNPSKTLAVENAEDQQYYIDFASVRGGRIIEELRDNITFFSPDEPTCELFTGHIGCGKSTELLRLKAELEQAGFHVVYFESSQDLEMSDVDIGDILLAIARRVAESLDSLEKQLKIPEPKGLRKIIEGAAKLVQVEIEWSAEFTLGIGKITAKVKNSPELRNKLREYLGPRTKSILDVINEELIESATDKLKQHNKKGLVVIVDNLDRLDISQKPWGRPQPEYIFVDRGEQLRQLKCHVVYTIPLSLRFSNDIERLTQRFMVDPKVLPMVPAQQRNGFICEEGMYLLKQMVLARAFPYVPETERLNLISQIFDQPQTFERLCLVSGGHVRELLRLLYDWIKKQRKLPLEREILESVVRYRCNQMALAITDDEWELLRQVAKNHRVNGDEGYRSLIHSRFVYEYCDRNGFWFGINPMLAEAPGLKL